The Thermodesulfovibrionales bacterium genome includes a region encoding these proteins:
- a CDS encoding flavodoxin-dependent (E)-4-hydroxy-3-methylbut-2-enyl-diphosphate synthase: VDRPVTVAVMGCVVNGPGEAREADVGIAGGKGFGILFKKGKVVKRVAEDKLLDALLEEIGDEGG, from the coding sequence GAGTTGACAGACCGGTGACTGTTGCGGTCATGGGGTGCGTTGTGAACGGTCCCGGTGAGGCGCGGGAGGCAGATGTCGGAATCGCCGGCGGCAAGGGGTTCGGTATCCTTTTTAAGAAAGGCAAAGTCGTAAAAAGAGTTGCAGAGGACAAACTCCTCGACGCACTTCTCGAAGAGATCGGAGACGAAGGCGGGTGA